In uncultured Umboniibacter sp., a single window of DNA contains:
- the rpoB gene encoding DNA-directed RNA polymerase subunit beta, protein MAYSYTEKKRIRKDFGKLPEAMDVPFLLSIQLDSYKKFTQDGVNPDARLDMGLQAAFKSVFPIVSHSGSAALEYVSYVLGDPEFDVQECILRGVTYAVPLRVRVRLIIYDKDSGNKSIKDIKEQEVYMGEIPLMTENGTFVINGTERVIVSQLHRSPGVFFDHDKGKTHASGKLLHSARVIPYRGSWLDFEFDPKDNVFVRIDRRRKLPVTILLRAIGYTNEEILSRFFDTDTYKITKKGLMLKLIPQRLRGEIAAFDIIDPDGNVIAEEGRRITARHIRNIEKSGLKELQVPVTYLAGKALANDIIDKKTGEVIVECNTSVSEEVLEQLGAAGVKTFTTLYTNDLDCGDFISETLRIDTTRTELEALVEIYRMMRPGEPPTKDSAEGLFQNLFFSPERYDLSAVGRMKFNRRLELEGDEGEGTLSPEDIVRVIEELINIRNGKGEVDDIDHLGNRRVRSVGEMAENQFRVGLVRVERAVKERLSMAESEGLMPQDLINAKPVAAAVKEFFGSSQLSQFMDQNNPLSEITHKRRVSALGPGGLTRERAGFEVRDVHSTHYGRVCPIETPEGPNIGLINSLATYAQANQYGFLESPYRVVKNGKVTDEVVYLSAIDEMRSVIAQASATVNAKGELTDELVNVRYESEFTVKPAADVQYQDVSPKQVVSVAASLIPFLEHDDANRALMGSNMQRQAVPTLKAQKPLVGTGMERAVARDSGVCAVARRGGVIDSVDGGRIVVRVADEEVGDDAGVDIYNLTKYTRSNQNTCISQRPIVNEGDIVARGDILADGPSVDLGELALGQNMRIAFMPWNGYNFEDSILVSERVVEEDRFTSIHIQELTCVARDTKLGSEEISADIPNVGEAALSKLDESGIVYIGAEVDANDILVGKVTPKGETQLTPEEKLLRAIFGEKASDVKDTSLRVPTSTKGTVIDVQVFTRDGLAKDTRSLEIEKDMLDEYRKDLNEEFRIVQSATYGRLEKQLIGKKVTGGAGLKKGDELTAELLAGLEKDEWMKIRLADDTANEAIEAAKTQLETVRAELDERFEVKQGKIRSGDDLAPGVLKIVKVYLAVKRRIQPGDKMAGRHGNKGVISVIMPVEDMPFDEHGVPVDIVLNPLGVPSRMNVGQILETHLGLAAKGLGEKIDRMMKEQRKLAEIREFLMELYNTGGDQHTDISELTDEEVLHMLGNLKAGVPMATRVFDGARESEIKELLRLADLPDSGQMTLFDGRTGNAFTRPVTVGYMYMLKLNHLVDDKMHARSTGSYSLVTQQPLGGKAQFGGQRFGEMEVWALEAYGAAYTLQEMLTVKSDDVNGRTKMYKNIVDGDHRMEPGMPESFNVLLKEIRSLGIDMELDTDD, encoded by the coding sequence GTAAGTTACGTTTTGGGTGATCCAGAATTTGATGTTCAAGAATGTATTTTACGTGGCGTAACTTACGCTGTTCCGCTACGTGTTCGTGTTCGCTTGATTATCTATGATAAAGACTCTGGTAATAAGAGTATTAAGGATATCAAGGAGCAGGAAGTTTATATGGGCGAAATTCCGCTCATGACTGAAAATGGTACCTTTGTAATTAATGGTACCGAACGAGTGATTGTGTCGCAGCTTCACCGTTCACCTGGTGTTTTCTTTGATCACGACAAAGGTAAGACTCACGCTTCGGGCAAACTATTGCACTCAGCGCGTGTTATCCCATACCGTGGCTCATGGTTAGATTTCGAGTTCGATCCGAAGGATAATGTCTTCGTCCGTATCGACCGTCGCCGTAAGCTTCCGGTTACTATCCTTTTGCGTGCAATTGGTTACACCAATGAAGAGATTCTTTCTCGTTTCTTTGATACCGACACCTACAAAATCACGAAGAAGGGCTTGATGCTCAAGCTTATTCCTCAGCGTCTTCGTGGTGAAATTGCGGCGTTTGATATCATTGATCCTGACGGTAACGTCATTGCTGAAGAAGGTCGTCGTATCACGGCGCGCCATATTCGCAACATCGAGAAAAGTGGCTTAAAAGAGCTTCAGGTTCCAGTAACGTACCTAGCTGGTAAAGCATTGGCTAATGACATCATCGACAAGAAAACCGGTGAAGTGATTGTTGAGTGTAATACCTCGGTAAGTGAAGAAGTTCTTGAGCAGCTCGGCGCCGCTGGTGTTAAGACCTTTACTACGCTTTACACCAACGACCTTGACTGTGGTGACTTCATCTCTGAGACGCTTCGCATCGATACCACGCGTACCGAGCTTGAGGCGCTAGTTGAAATCTACCGCATGATGCGTCCAGGTGAGCCGCCAACGAAGGATTCTGCAGAAGGTTTGTTCCAGAATCTATTCTTCTCGCCGGAGCGCTATGATCTTTCAGCGGTTGGTCGCATGAAGTTCAACCGTCGTCTAGAGCTTGAAGGTGATGAAGGTGAAGGTACACTTTCTCCTGAAGATATCGTTCGCGTCATCGAAGAACTTATTAATATCCGTAACGGCAAGGGTGAAGTCGATGATATCGATCACCTAGGTAACCGTCGAGTTCGCTCGGTTGGTGAAATGGCCGAGAACCAATTCCGTGTTGGTTTAGTTCGCGTTGAGCGTGCGGTTAAAGAACGTCTTTCGATGGCAGAGAGCGAAGGGTTGATGCCGCAGGATCTTATTAACGCTAAGCCGGTTGCGGCAGCCGTTAAAGAGTTCTTTGGTTCAAGTCAGTTATCTCAGTTCATGGATCAAAACAATCCGTTATCTGAAATCACGCACAAGCGACGTGTATCGGCGTTAGGCCCAGGTGGTTTGACCCGTGAGCGTGCCGGCTTTGAAGTACGTGACGTTCACTCAACGCACTACGGTCGAGTTTGTCCAATCGAAACGCCGGAAGGTCCAAACATTGGTTTGATCAATTCCCTGGCGACCTATGCGCAAGCTAATCAGTATGGTTTCCTAGAGAGTCCATACCGTGTTGTTAAGAACGGTAAGGTAACCGATGAAGTGGTTTACCTATCTGCTATTGATGAAATGCGCTCGGTTATTGCGCAGGCATCGGCAACGGTTAACGCGAAGGGTGAGCTAACTGACGAGCTGGTAAACGTTCGTTACGAAAGCGAATTCACCGTTAAACCCGCTGCTGACGTTCAGTATCAAGACGTTTCGCCTAAGCAGGTTGTTTCGGTTGCAGCGTCACTGATTCCATTCCTCGAGCACGATGATGCTAACCGAGCGCTAATGGGCTCGAACATGCAGCGTCAGGCAGTGCCTACCCTGAAGGCTCAGAAGCCATTAGTTGGTACCGGTATGGAGCGTGCAGTGGCACGTGACTCAGGCGTTTGTGCCGTAGCACGTCGTGGCGGTGTGATTGATTCAGTGGACGGCGGTCGTATCGTTGTTCGTGTTGCTGATGAAGAAGTAGGTGATGATGCAGGTGTAGATATCTACAACCTGACGAAGTACACCCGTTCTAACCAGAACACCTGTATCTCTCAGCGTCCTATTGTTAATGAAGGTGATATTGTTGCTCGTGGCGACATCCTAGCTGACGGTCCTTCCGTTGACTTGGGTGAGTTGGCACTGGGTCAAAACATGCGCATCGCGTTCATGCCTTGGAACGGTTACAACTTCGAGGATTCGATCCTAGTATCGGAGCGCGTTGTTGAAGAAGATCGTTTCACTAGTATTCACATCCAAGAGTTGACCTGTGTTGCTCGTGATACCAAGTTGGGTTCAGAAGAAATTTCTGCTGATATTCCTAACGTTGGTGAAGCGGCACTATCAAAGCTAGATGAGTCGGGTATTGTTTACATTGGTGCAGAAGTTGATGCCAATGACATTCTGGTTGGTAAGGTGACGCCGAAGGGCGAAACTCAGCTAACGCCAGAAGAGAAACTACTCCGTGCCATCTTCGGCGAGAAGGCCTCTGATGTTAAGGATACCTCGCTACGTGTTCCAACCAGTACCAAAGGTACGGTTATCGATGTTCAAGTATTCACTCGTGATGGCCTAGCCAAAGACACGCGTTCGCTTGAGATCGAAAAGGACATGTTGGACGAGTACCGCAAAGATTTGAACGAAGAGTTCCGCATCGTTCAGTCGGCAACTTACGGTCGTCTAGAGAAGCAGCTAATTGGTAAGAAAGTTACCGGTGGTGCTGGTCTTAAGAAGGGTGATGAGTTAACTGCAGAACTTCTAGCTGGTCTTGAGAAAGACGAGTGGATGAAGATTCGTCTTGCAGACGACACCGCTAACGAAGCAATCGAAGCGGCTAAGACTCAGCTTGAAACAGTTCGTGCAGAACTGGACGAGCGCTTTGAAGTTAAGCAGGGCAAGATTCGCAGCGGCGATGACTTGGCTCCTGGTGTACTTAAGATTGTTAAGGTTTATCTAGCAGTTAAGCGCCGTATTCAGCCAGGTGATAAAATGGCTGGTCGTCATGGTAACAAGGGTGTTATCTCGGTAATCATGCCGGTTGAGGACATGCCTTTTGACGAGCACGGTGTACCGGTTGATATCGTATTGAACCCTCTTGGTGTTCCTTCGCGAATGAACGTTGGTCAGATTCTAGAAACTCACCTTGGCTTAGCGGCTAAAGGTCTGGGTGAAAAGATTGATCGCATGATGAAAGAGCAGCGCAAGCTTGCTGAGATTCGTGAGTTCCTCATGGAGCTATACAACACCGGTGGCGATCAGCATACCGATATCAGTGAGTTAACTGATGAAGAAGTCTTGCACATGCTGGGTAACCTGAAAGCAGGTGTGCCGATGGCAACGCGCGTATTTGATGGTGCTCGAGAGAGTGAGATCAAAGAGCTTCTTCGTCTAGCAGATCTACCTGATTCAGGTCAGATGACCTTGTTCGACGGTCGTACAGGTAATGCGTTTACACGCCCTGTTACGGTTGGCTACATGTACATGCTCAAGTTGAACCACCTTGTCGATGACAAGATGCACGCTCGTTCAACGGGATCATACAGCTTAGTTACCCAGCAGCCGCTAGGTGGTAAAGCACAGTTTGGTGGTCAGCGCTTTGGTGAGATGGAAGTGTGGGCACTTGAGGCGTACGGCGCAGCGTATACGTTGCAGGAAATGTTGACCGTTAAATCGGATGACGTTAACGGCCGTACCAAGATGTACAAAAATATTGTCGACGGCGATCACCGTATGGAACCAGGCATGCCGGAGTCTTTCAACGTATTGTTGAAGGAAATCCGCTCGCTAGGTATCGATATGGAATTGGACACAGACGACTGA